In Flavivirga abyssicola, the following are encoded in one genomic region:
- a CDS encoding TonB-dependent receptor, translating to MKKTIHFFLTTVAFLFSTVIMAQSTVTGTVIDAELNSPLPGANIVEKGTTNGISSDFDGNFTLTTGASSGDIVISYVGYGSVTISFNGNTNLGDIKLNPDNSLKEIVITGTGVIDLAEDRKTPIAVSTIKANEIRERAGNWDLPEVLKSTPSVQNIKGGGFGDGSMFLRGFDQTNTAFMLNGQPINSPEDGRMFWSNWAGVLDVANAVQVQRGLGASKLAISSVGGTVNIVTKTVDRKEGGFLQQMIGNDNYTKTNVYYSTGLMENGWAFSGMFGHWQGDGYVDYTDGQGQTYFLSFGYKPNENHLFNFLITGAPQWHAAAGRGDIEDFLENGRRYNSWNFDGVDSPNRLNGGKYPGGRNVYHKPVANLSWDWNISENSTLSTVLYGSLGRGTFAFTITDRNTGDPLYARGSNNNHNWYGLVSNFETQLNENLSLNFGADVRLYNGIHFRSVNEFLSVNSVEGTNRTNSNVNTLTEVFGGINPWDLTFNTNDDHAQRFGYDYEEQINYGGVFGQLEYSNDNFSAFFQGSASTQSHVRTEFKEVQIAGQSEESEKVNNPGFNVKAGSAYTINQDHKVFVNVGYYSRQPFHSVLFVSDRNGNELVEPEIENEKITGLEAGYQFKSDKVSANLNAYYTIWDNRTDLQTEGNQGDNDFRLFQTQGVKQAHMGVELEVFTRPMDNLKVNGFLSVGDWTYDGDGLRRTFDEAGNEIESATTVNLDGVKIGGGAQLTAGLFADYEFLPRFSVDGTWNTYSNLYSQGAATVEEPSIELPAYDTVDVGLSYKWLLGKNDKNSLQFRVNINNVFDEVYIESLNENNPLSTDPTQNYKGVNIANQGRFGYGRTWNFSMRYNF from the coding sequence ATGAAAAAAACTATTCATTTTTTCTTGACGACTGTAGCGTTCTTATTTTCTACGGTTATCATGGCTCAAAGCACTGTTACAGGTACTGTGATAGATGCTGAACTTAATTCCCCGCTTCCTGGTGCGAATATTGTTGAAAAAGGAACCACTAACGGTATTTCCTCAGATTTTGACGGTAATTTTACTTTAACCACAGGAGCATCTTCAGGAGACATTGTGATCTCTTATGTAGGATATGGTTCTGTTACTATATCATTTAATGGTAATACAAATTTAGGAGATATTAAACTAAACCCAGACAATTCTCTTAAGGAAATAGTTATTACTGGTACTGGTGTAATCGATTTAGCTGAGGATAGGAAAACACCAATAGCTGTTTCTACTATTAAGGCTAACGAAATTAGAGAAAGAGCAGGTAATTGGGATTTACCAGAAGTATTAAAATCGACACCTTCCGTACAAAATATAAAAGGAGGTGGATTTGGTGATGGTAGTATGTTTTTACGTGGATTTGATCAAACCAATACAGCATTTATGTTAAATGGACAGCCAATTAATAGTCCGGAAGATGGTAGAATGTTCTGGTCTAACTGGGCTGGAGTACTGGATGTAGCCAATGCAGTGCAAGTACAACGTGGTTTAGGTGCTTCAAAACTAGCCATTTCGTCTGTAGGAGGAACAGTAAATATTGTTACCAAAACCGTTGATAGAAAAGAGGGTGGATTCCTTCAGCAGATGATAGGTAATGATAACTATACGAAAACAAATGTTTATTATTCTACAGGTTTAATGGAAAATGGATGGGCATTTTCAGGAATGTTTGGTCATTGGCAAGGTGATGGATACGTAGATTATACAGATGGACAAGGACAAACGTATTTTTTATCATTTGGATATAAACCTAATGAAAATCATTTATTCAATTTCTTAATTACTGGAGCGCCTCAATGGCATGCTGCAGCAGGACGAGGCGATATTGAAGATTTTCTTGAAAATGGAAGAAGATACAATTCATGGAATTTTGATGGTGTTGATAGCCCTAATCGTCTAAATGGAGGGAAATACCCAGGAGGTAGAAATGTGTATCATAAACCAGTAGCTAACTTATCTTGGGACTGGAATATTAGCGAAAACTCTACACTATCAACCGTTTTATATGGATCTTTAGGTAGAGGAACATTTGCCTTTACTATAACAGATCGTAATACAGGAGATCCATTATATGCAAGAGGTTCTAATAACAACCATAACTGGTATGGATTAGTATCAAACTTTGAAACACAATTGAATGAAAATTTGAGTTTGAATTTTGGTGCCGACGTACGTTTATATAATGGTATTCACTTTAGAAGTGTAAATGAGTTTTTAAGTGTTAATTCTGTAGAAGGAACAAATAGAACGAATAGTAATGTAAATACATTGACAGAAGTTTTTGGAGGTATTAACCCTTGGGACTTAACATTCAATACTAATGATGACCATGCACAACGCTTTGGATATGATTATGAAGAGCAAATTAATTATGGAGGTGTATTTGGACAGTTAGAATATAGTAACGATAATTTTTCAGCATTTTTTCAGGGCTCGGCTTCTACACAATCACATGTGAGAACTGAATTTAAAGAGGTGCAAATTGCTGGGCAATCTGAAGAATCTGAAAAAGTGAATAACCCTGGGTTTAATGTTAAAGCAGGTAGTGCTTATACTATAAATCAGGATCATAAAGTTTTTGTTAATGTTGGATATTACTCACGTCAGCCTTTTCATAGTGTTTTGTTTGTAAGTGATAGAAATGGCAATGAATTGGTTGAGCCTGAGATAGAAAATGAGAAAATTACAGGCTTAGAGGCTGGGTATCAATTTAAAAGTGATAAAGTATCAGCAAACTTAAATGCATATTATACGATTTGGGATAATAGAACAGACCTACAAACAGAAGGTAATCAAGGTGATAATGATTTTAGATTGTTTCAAACGCAAGGTGTTAAGCAAGCTCACATGGGAGTGGAGTTAGAAGTTTTTACTCGTCCTATGGACAACTTAAAAGTTAATGGGTTTTTATCCGTAGGGGATTGGACATATGATGGTGATGGTTTAAGAAGAACTTTTGATGAAGCAGGAAATGAAATAGAATCTGCGACTACTGTTAATTTAGATGGTGTTAAAATTGGAGGTGGAGCTCAACTTACTGCAGGACTTTTTGCTGATTATGAGTTTTTGCCAAGATTTAGTGTAGATGGAACCTGGAATACATATAGCAATTTATACTCTCAAGGGGCGGCTACTGTAGAAGAACCATCTATAGAATTACCTGCTTACGATACTGTAGACGTTGGTTTATCTTATAAATGGTTATTAGGTAAAAATGATAAAAACTCATTACAATTTAGAGTTAACATCAATAATGTTTTTGATGAGGTTTATATAGAATCTCTTAATGAGAATAACCCATTATCAACAGATCCAACTCAAAACTATAAAGGTGTTAATATAGCAAACCAAGGTCGTTTTGGTTATGGAAGAACGTGGAATTTTAGCATGCGTTATAACTTCTAA
- a CDS encoding endonuclease/exonuclease/phosphatase family protein, protein MKYLNLLVIALFTLYIGNIHAQEKKLYKIHTVAFYNLENLFDTINDPGKLDEFSPMMELRTNRGIVYKRKVRNMARVIADIGYKVTHNKPAIIGVSEIENQEVLEDLVSDSLLRDTDYGIVHFDSPDARGIDVGLLYQKRLFIPVYTSKHTLKIYDDANKKRIYTRDQLLVSGELEGEMIHIIVNHWPSRRGGETRSRPKRMAAAKLNKYLIDSLQVINPYAKVFIMGDLNDDPTNMSIKNILKAKKDKKEVLLKGLYNPFENFYRNGLGTTAYRDTWSLFDQIIITKPLLKKDYSSFRFYKAGIFNEGYLFHKDGRYKGYPLRSFSNGRFTNGYSDHLPAYVFVIREVR, encoded by the coding sequence ATGAAATATTTAAACCTATTGGTAATCGCATTATTTACTTTGTACATTGGAAATATACATGCACAAGAAAAAAAGCTATATAAAATCCACACGGTTGCTTTTTACAATTTGGAGAACTTATTCGATACTATTAATGACCCAGGCAAGTTGGATGAATTTAGCCCCATGATGGAATTAAGGACAAATCGAGGCATCGTGTATAAAAGGAAAGTTAGAAATATGGCTCGGGTTATTGCTGATATTGGATATAAAGTAACACATAATAAACCTGCTATTATTGGAGTATCTGAAATTGAAAACCAAGAAGTGTTGGAAGACCTTGTTAGCGATTCTTTACTAAGAGATACCGATTATGGTATTGTGCATTTTGATTCTCCCGACGCCAGAGGTATTGACGTTGGTTTATTGTATCAGAAAAGATTATTTATTCCAGTATATACCAGTAAACACACATTGAAAATTTATGATGATGCTAACAAGAAGCGAATTTATACGAGAGATCAATTATTGGTTAGCGGAGAATTAGAAGGTGAAATGATTCATATTATTGTTAATCATTGGCCATCTCGTCGTGGTGGTGAAACCAGAAGTAGGCCTAAACGTATGGCTGCTGCCAAATTGAATAAATATTTAATTGACTCACTTCAGGTAATAAACCCTTATGCAAAAGTTTTTATTATGGGTGATTTAAATGACGATCCTACAAATATGAGCATTAAAAACATCCTAAAAGCTAAAAAAGACAAGAAAGAAGTCCTTTTAAAAGGGCTCTATAACCCTTTTGAAAATTTTTATAGAAACGGATTAGGCACTACAGCATATAGAGATACCTGGAGTTTATTTGATCAGATTATAATTACCAAACCATTACTTAAAAAAGATTATTCTTCTTTTAGATTTTATAAGGCCGGGATCTTCAATGAAGGCTACTTATTTCATAAAGATGGTCGCTATAAAGGGTATCCTCTTAGAAGTTTTTCTAATGGACGTTTCACAAATGGTTACAGTGATCACCTTCCTGCTTATGTATTTGTTATTAGGGAAGTGAGGTGA
- the pgi gene encoding glucose-6-phosphate isomerase translates to MALPNINPTTTGSWKRLQEHFKTVKDVHMKDLFAQDKERANKFTIKWDDFYVDFSKNRITEETFNYLLELADEVKLKDAIKSQFSGEIINQTEGRAVLHTALRAPKTSECLVDGINVIPEVSQVKQKIEQFTNEVVNGDRKGYTGKTFTDIVNIGIGGSDLGPAMVVDSLQYYKNHLTTHFVSNVDGDHVNEVIKKLNPETTLFVVVSKTFTTQETLSNANTIKEWFLKSASEDAIAEHFVAVSTNIQSVKSFGINENNVFPMWDWVGGRFSLWSAVGLTISLAVGYNNFESLLIGANKMDEHFKNEDFKTNIPVVLALISVWYNNFFKAESEAVIPYSQYLNQFATYLQQGIMESNGKSVDRNGNPIDYETGTLIWGEPGTNSQHAFFQLIHQGTKLIPADFIGFTKSLHGNQDHQDKLISNFLAQTEALLNGKTEGEVIAEGTKSDIIPFKVFKGNKPTNTIFINELTPESLGKLIAMYEHKIFVQGIIWNIFSYDQFGVELGKQLASKILQEFNNSDNNEHDSSTSNLLNYYKSLA, encoded by the coding sequence ATGGCATTACCAAATATAAACCCTACCACAACAGGTTCGTGGAAACGATTACAAGAACATTTTAAAACGGTAAAAGATGTTCATATGAAAGATTTGTTTGCTCAGGATAAAGAGCGAGCAAATAAGTTTACTATTAAATGGGATGATTTTTACGTAGATTTTTCAAAGAACAGAATAACAGAAGAAACTTTTAATTATTTGTTAGAATTAGCCGATGAGGTTAAATTAAAAGATGCTATTAAAAGCCAGTTTTCTGGAGAAATAATAAATCAAACAGAAGGAAGAGCCGTTTTACATACAGCATTACGTGCTCCAAAAACTTCGGAGTGTCTTGTAGATGGTATTAATGTGATACCAGAAGTATCACAGGTAAAACAAAAAATAGAACAGTTTACTAATGAAGTGGTAAATGGAGACAGAAAAGGTTATACAGGAAAGACATTTACAGATATTGTAAATATTGGTATTGGAGGATCAGATTTAGGACCAGCTATGGTAGTGGATTCTTTACAATATTACAAAAACCACTTAACGACTCATTTTGTTAGCAACGTAGATGGTGATCATGTAAATGAAGTGATTAAAAAACTAAATCCAGAAACCACGCTCTTTGTAGTGGTTTCAAAAACATTTACCACACAAGAAACACTATCTAATGCAAATACCATTAAGGAATGGTTTTTAAAATCGGCTAGCGAAGATGCTATTGCAGAACATTTTGTGGCAGTATCTACCAATATTCAAAGTGTAAAATCATTTGGAATAAACGAAAATAATGTTTTCCCAATGTGGGATTGGGTTGGTGGTCGTTTTTCATTATGGAGTGCCGTTGGTTTAACCATAAGTCTAGCTGTTGGGTATAACAACTTTGAAAGCTTACTTATAGGTGCTAACAAAATGGATGAACACTTTAAAAATGAGGATTTTAAAACTAATATACCTGTTGTATTAGCTTTAATAAGTGTCTGGTATAATAATTTTTTTAAGGCAGAAAGCGAAGCCGTGATACCTTATTCTCAATACTTAAACCAATTTGCTACATATTTACAACAAGGCATTATGGAGAGTAATGGTAAAAGTGTAGACAGAAATGGAAACCCTATAGATTATGAAACAGGCACTTTAATTTGGGGGGAACCAGGAACGAATTCGCAACATGCATTTTTTCAATTAATACACCAGGGGACTAAATTAATTCCAGCAGATTTTATTGGTTTTACAAAGTCTTTACACGGTAATCAAGACCATCAAGATAAGCTTATCTCTAACTTTTTAGCGCAAACGGAAGCGTTGTTAAATGGTAAAACAGAGGGAGAAGTCATTGCAGAAGGCACTAAATCTGATATTATTCCTTTTAAAGTTTTTAAAGGAAATAAACCAACCAATACTATTTTTATAAATGAATTAACGCCAGAAAGTTTAGGGAAACTTATAGCTATGTACGAACATAAAATATTCGTACAAGGTATCATTTGGAATATTTTTAGTTATGACCAATTTGGAGTAGAATTAGGGAAGCAATTAGCCAGCAAAATATTACAGGAATTTAATAATAGTGATAATAACGAACATGATTCTTCTACCAGTAATTTATTGAATTATTATAAGAGTTTGGCGTAA
- a CDS encoding TonB-dependent receptor — MKKMTRFLLLTVALFFTTVVMAQSTIKGVVIDAEFNSPLPGANVVEKGTTNGVSTDYNGNFTLTTKASSGEIAISYVGYGTIILSFNGDTDLGNIIITPDNSLDEIVVVGTGVIDLAEDRNTPVAVSTIKAREIQNKIGTQDVTMTLVNTPSVYVAGQSGGFGDSRINIRGFDQTNVGYLLNGQPINGMEDGKMYWSNWSGINDIASAIQIQRGLGASKLAISSVGGTTNFVTKTTDKKEGGYVYAGIANDNYIKNTAQYSTGKNEKGWGASFMLSHWQGDGYNEGNFAAGETYFLSVGYTPNETHNFNFLLTGAPQYHDQNFTKSISDYLEHGRKFNNNWGTYRGQYQTERRNFYHKPVANLNWDFNINDNTNLSTVLYASWGRGGGTGDRGNRIRTADGKRIDYDAIHAFNNSVADGAGGYFTAGGGYITRSSMNLHSWYGMVSNLETKLGERITLNVGVDLRTYYGEHFRIVENFHGLTSWQENIRLRDQNDSHQPYGTFGTYKNVITTEDLSANPWAVLFHDFKEEDKIAYSNDERISYGGVFGQIEYTGDKFSAFFQGAASNQWHQRFDHYQYADETLLNGTSPQWTGTPLPSGITDGVDSEKVDNFGFNVKAGVNYVINDQHNVFFNTGYYSRQPFHDTIYLNFTNQLNPLTQNETIFGLEAGYSFKSQYFLANVNLYRTAWTDRVGTTSDFENNIVTYTQQEGLDQIHTGVEVDFVANLTPQLKVKGFTSIGDWVYDGETFTTVSDEDQNILSTETEDIDGGKVGDAAQFTAGLGFDYKVCKSFSIDADWRTYDNLYANVGGIKENLKLPSYDLVDAGVSYKMLLGKGKDKSLNIRCNMNNVFDEIYLSDLSTANVTEPGDETYKGINVSNRGYFGLGRTWNMSLRYNF; from the coding sequence ATGAAGAAAATGACTCGTTTTTTATTATTAACTGTAGCACTCTTTTTTACTACGGTTGTAATGGCACAAAGTACTATTAAAGGTGTAGTAATAGATGCCGAATTTAATTCTCCTTTACCTGGTGCTAATGTTGTTGAAAAAGGAACGACTAATGGTGTTTCAACAGATTATAATGGTAATTTTACATTAACTACAAAGGCAAGCTCTGGAGAAATTGCTATTTCTTATGTGGGATATGGTACCATAATATTATCATTTAACGGAGATACAGATTTAGGGAACATAATAATAACTCCCGATAACTCTCTTGACGAAATAGTAGTAGTAGGGACAGGTGTTATTGACTTGGCAGAGGATAGAAATACACCAGTGGCAGTTTCTACAATTAAAGCCAGAGAAATTCAAAATAAAATCGGAACTCAAGATGTTACTATGACGCTTGTAAATACCCCTTCTGTCTATGTAGCTGGACAGTCTGGAGGTTTTGGAGATTCCAGAATTAATATTCGTGGATTTGATCAAACTAATGTTGGATACCTATTAAATGGGCAACCAATTAATGGTATGGAAGATGGTAAAATGTATTGGTCTAACTGGTCTGGTATTAATGATATTGCCAGTGCTATTCAAATACAGCGAGGTTTAGGAGCTTCAAAACTAGCAATTTCATCGGTTGGGGGTACAACTAACTTTGTTACAAAAACAACAGACAAAAAAGAAGGTGGATATGTTTATGCAGGAATAGCAAATGATAATTATATAAAAAACACCGCACAATATAGTACTGGAAAGAATGAAAAAGGATGGGGAGCAAGTTTTATGCTATCGCATTGGCAAGGTGATGGATATAATGAAGGTAACTTTGCTGCAGGAGAAACTTATTTTCTATCTGTTGGATATACTCCAAACGAAACACATAATTTCAACTTTTTGTTAACAGGAGCACCTCAATATCATGATCAAAACTTTACTAAAAGTATTTCAGATTATTTGGAGCACGGTAGAAAGTTTAATAATAACTGGGGAACCTACCGCGGGCAGTATCAAACCGAAAGAAGAAACTTTTATCATAAACCAGTTGCTAACTTAAACTGGGATTTCAATATTAACGATAACACTAATTTATCTACAGTACTATATGCATCTTGGGGACGTGGAGGTGGAACTGGAGATAGAGGTAACAGAATCAGAACAGCAGACGGAAAAAGAATTGATTATGACGCTATTCATGCATTTAATAATAGTGTTGCAGACGGTGCTGGGGGTTATTTTACTGCTGGAGGCGGTTACATAACTAGGTCTTCTATGAATTTGCATAGCTGGTATGGTATGGTTTCTAATTTAGAAACGAAATTGGGAGAACGTATTACATTAAATGTTGGAGTTGATTTAAGAACCTATTATGGTGAGCATTTTAGAATTGTAGAAAATTTTCACGGATTAACGTCATGGCAAGAAAACATCCGTTTAAGAGACCAGAATGATAGTCATCAACCTTACGGAACTTTTGGAACATATAAAAATGTTATTACTACCGAAGATTTATCTGCAAATCCATGGGCCGTATTATTTCATGATTTTAAAGAAGAAGATAAAATCGCATATAGTAATGATGAAAGAATTTCATATGGTGGTGTCTTTGGTCAAATTGAATATACAGGAGATAAATTTTCTGCCTTTTTTCAAGGGGCAGCTTCAAACCAATGGCATCAAAGATTTGATCACTACCAATATGCGGATGAAACATTATTAAATGGCACCTCTCCACAATGGACAGGAACTCCTTTACCATCTGGGATTACAGACGGTGTAGATTCTGAAAAAGTGGATAATTTTGGATTTAATGTAAAAGCCGGAGTAAACTATGTTATTAATGATCAGCATAATGTGTTTTTTAATACAGGATATTATTCACGTCAGCCATTCCATGATACAATATACTTAAACTTTACAAATCAATTAAACCCATTAACTCAAAATGAAACTATTTTTGGTTTGGAAGCAGGTTATAGTTTTAAAAGTCAATATTTCTTAGCTAATGTTAACTTGTATAGAACGGCTTGGACAGATAGAGTTGGAACCACATCAGATTTCGAGAATAATATTGTTACATATACACAACAAGAAGGTTTAGATCAAATACATACAGGTGTTGAAGTTGATTTTGTTGCTAACCTAACCCCTCAATTAAAAGTTAAAGGATTTACTTCCATAGGAGATTGGGTTTATGATGGTGAAACATTTACAACGGTATCAGATGAAGATCAAAACATACTAAGTACAGAAACAGAAGACATAGATGGTGGCAAAGTAGGAGATGCAGCTCAATTTACTGCTGGATTAGGATTTGATTACAAAGTTTGTAAATCTTTTTCAATAGATGCAGATTGGAGAACGTATGACAATTTATATGCTAATGTTGGAGGAATAAAAGAAAATTTAAAATTACCTTCTTATGATTTAGTTGATGCAGGGGTCTCATACAAAATGTTGCTAGGGAAAGGGAAAGACAAATCTTTAAATATTAGATGTAATATGAACAATGTATTTGATGAAATTTATTTATCAGATCTTTCAACTGCTAATGTAACTGAACCTGGAGATGAAACATATAAAGGAATAAATGTTTCAAACCGAGGGTATTTTGGACTCGGAAGAACCTGGAATATGAGTTTACGTTACAACTTCTAG
- a CDS encoding carboxypeptidase-like regulatory domain-containing protein, translating into MNIFLIERNLIVLKKVIAVSLLLFSTFSVFSQQTLIKGSVKELISYQPIENATITIEETNQQTQTNALGEFEFSVNVPLGEQVLRISKVGYIRKRYPIIVYENEIVNISDMTLETDNSLSQELFTISLSDDELDDDTSGLDNMSGLLQSSPDIFQRTVAFEFSTSFFKLRGLDSDQGSVMINGIEMNKIYNGRPQWSNWGGLNDVMRHQEFSIGLTPSKYNFGGLLGSININTRASLMRSGKRVTYSSSNRSYTSRLLATYSSGLLKNGWAYTLSLGRRWGNEGYQDATLYNSNSIFASVEKVINEKHSLSFTGIYAPNRRGKSSPNTQEVYDLKGIKYNEYWGWQMGEKRNSRIKEVKEPIIMLNHYWAINSKTKLNTNIGYQFGTLGNSRLAYGGANRIVNTDGTIVFESGGRNPSPTYYQKLPSYFERNFPNDLEFAYGAQQEFLNNGQINWEQMYDTNLINTSQGRNSAYMLYEDRVDDKQLTVNTVLSGELSEHILLNVSINYKKLESENYAQVLDLLGGSGFLNVDSFDGVQFNLNNPNAILDAGDIYSYNYNMLASIFSGFAKAQVTYNALDFFVSGSITSTQYQREGLFQYETFQNNSFGKGETLSFTGLGVKAGSTYKITGKHIVDINAGYVIKAPSIRNSYSNSRANHNIVPNISEEKIMSLDASYIFRSSILKAKLTGFYTKLKDANDISFFFADGIGHVIAESGTQQSGNDDNEFIQEILQGISKNHIGAELGVEAQVTSTIKLKGVTALGQYTYANNPDLYLSSDRFENVYLGTSKLKGYKLAVGPHRAYSIGFEYRDPKYWWFGTTINFFDKTYADISPLTRTDNFFTDVDGLPFIDYDEEVAKALLKQETFDDYMLVNLVGGKSWRVNKYYIGFFASINNVLDEVFKTGGFEQGRNANYRQLRDDQALNRPVFGSKYWYGRGATYFLNVYVNF; encoded by the coding sequence GTGAATATATTTTTAATAGAAAGGAACCTGATTGTATTAAAAAAAGTAATTGCTGTTTCTCTTTTATTATTTTCAACGTTCTCCGTATTCTCTCAACAAACCCTCATAAAAGGAAGTGTAAAGGAGTTGATTTCATACCAGCCTATTGAGAACGCTACTATAACCATAGAAGAAACAAATCAACAAACACAAACCAATGCTTTAGGTGAATTTGAATTCTCTGTAAATGTACCTTTAGGAGAACAAGTTTTAAGGATATCTAAAGTAGGATACATAAGAAAAAGGTATCCTATAATTGTTTATGAAAATGAAATAGTAAACATTTCCGATATGACTTTAGAAACAGATAACTCATTGTCTCAAGAATTGTTTACAATTAGTTTATCAGATGATGAACTTGATGACGATACCAGTGGTTTAGATAATATGTCAGGATTATTGCAATCATCTCCAGATATTTTTCAACGTACAGTGGCTTTTGAATTTAGTACCTCTTTTTTTAAACTAAGAGGTTTGGATTCTGATCAGGGATCCGTTATGATTAACGGTATTGAAATGAACAAAATCTATAACGGACGTCCACAATGGAGTAATTGGGGTGGTCTAAATGATGTGATGCGCCATCAGGAATTTAGTATAGGTTTAACACCTTCTAAGTATAATTTTGGAGGGCTTTTAGGAAGCATAAATATTAATACCAGAGCATCATTAATGCGCTCAGGAAAACGTGTCACATATTCATCATCTAATAGAAGTTATACGAGCAGATTGTTAGCTACTTATAGTTCAGGATTATTAAAAAACGGGTGGGCTTACACATTATCTTTAGGAAGACGTTGGGGAAATGAAGGATATCAGGATGCTACATTGTATAACTCTAACTCAATTTTTGCTTCTGTAGAAAAAGTAATTAATGAGAAACATAGTTTAAGTTTTACAGGTATTTATGCACCCAATAGAAGAGGGAAGTCGTCACCAAACACTCAGGAAGTTTATGATTTAAAGGGTATAAAATATAATGAATATTGGGGCTGGCAAATGGGAGAAAAACGAAATTCTCGTATAAAGGAAGTAAAAGAGCCCATTATTATGTTAAATCATTATTGGGCTATAAACAGCAAAACGAAATTAAATACCAATATAGGTTATCAGTTTGGAACGTTAGGAAATAGTCGTTTGGCATACGGAGGAGCTAATAGAATTGTGAATACAGATGGTACTATAGTTTTTGAAAGCGGAGGTAGAAACCCGAGTCCGACTTATTATCAAAAACTTCCAAGTTATTTTGAAAGGAACTTTCCAAACGACTTAGAGTTTGCTTATGGTGCACAGCAAGAGTTTTTAAATAACGGACAGATTAATTGGGAACAGATGTACGATACAAATTTAATTAACACATCTCAAGGAAGAAATTCGGCGTATATGTTATACGAAGACCGAGTAGATGATAAGCAATTAACCGTAAATACTGTTTTAAGTGGTGAATTAAGTGAACATATTTTATTGAATGTATCTATAAACTATAAAAAGTTGGAATCTGAAAATTATGCTCAAGTTCTAGATCTTCTTGGCGGTTCCGGCTTTTTAAATGTAGATAGTTTTGATGGCGTTCAATTCAATTTAAACAACCCGAATGCAATTTTAGACGCTGGAGATATTTACAGCTATAACTATAATATGTTAGCTAGCATTTTTTCCGGTTTTGCAAAAGCACAAGTGACATACAATGCACTAGATTTTTTTGTATCAGGGAGTATAACCAGTACACAATATCAAAGAGAGGGGTTATTTCAGTATGAAACATTTCAGAATAATTCCTTTGGTAAAGGTGAAACGTTATCTTTTACAGGATTAGGAGTTAAAGCTGGTAGTACATATAAAATTACAGGCAAACATATAGTAGATATAAATGCAGGTTATGTTATAAAAGCACCCTCTATTCGCAATAGTTATTCTAATTCCAGAGCAAATCACAATATTGTTCCGAATATTTCTGAAGAAAAAATAATGTCTTTAGACGCCAGTTATATTTTCAGATCGTCTATCCTTAAAGCAAAGCTTACGGGATTTTATACAAAACTTAAAGATGCTAATGACATCTCGTTTTTCTTTGCCGATGGTATAGGACATGTCATTGCCGAATCTGGTACACAGCAATCTGGTAATGACGATAACGAGTTTATCCAGGAGATCCTACAAGGCATAAGCAAAAACCATATAGGAGCAGAATTAGGTGTTGAAGCTCAGGTAACTTCAACTATTAAATTAAAAGGTGTTACTGCTTTAGGACAATACACTTATGCTAATAATCCAGATTTATATCTATCTTCAGATAGGTTTGAAAATGTTTATTTAGGAACCTCAAAACTTAAAGGTTACAAATTAGCAGTTGGGCCACATCGGGCTTACTCTATTGGGTTTGAATATCGCGACCCAAAGTACTGGTGGTTTGGTACTACGATCAATTTTTTTGATAAAACGTATGCAGACATTAGCCCATTAACCAGAACCGATAACTTTTTTACAGATGTTGATGGTCTACCATTTATTGATTATGATGAAGAGGTTGCCAAAGCATTACTTAAGCAAGAAACCTTTGATGACTATATGCTAGTAAACCTTGTAGGAGGTAAATCGTGGCGTGTCAATAAATATTACATTGGGTTTTTTGCAAGCATCAATAATGTTTTAGATGAAGTTTTCAAGACTGGAGGTTTTGAACAAGGAAGAAATGCGAATTACAGACAACTAAGAGACGATCAAGCTTTAAATAGACCCGTTTTTGGGTCTAAATATTGGTATGGAAGAGGAGCTACATATTTTCTAAATGTTTACGTTAATTTTTAA